The Methylomonas montana genome has a window encoding:
- a CDS encoding GspH/FimT family pseudopilin, which translates to MTALPAHKRVQGFTLIELIIVLLISVLGFAVLGSNIGSGNRSTKLQAVARDIASALRYAHGQALMTQKPVSVAIDLQDNSYSISNRDKTYPFSEDIDVSLVIAEEEFSEGEQGSIRFFGDGSSTGGRITLEWGNQLRRIDINWITGEVSISDAAA; encoded by the coding sequence ATGACCGCCCTGCCCGCCCACAAACGTGTCCAAGGCTTCACGCTGATCGAGCTGATTATCGTGTTGTTGATCAGCGTGCTGGGCTTTGCGGTACTGGGCAGCAATATCGGTTCCGGCAACCGCAGCACCAAACTGCAAGCCGTGGCCAGGGATATTGCCTCGGCCTTGAGGTACGCCCACGGCCAAGCCCTGATGACTCAAAAACCGGTCAGCGTGGCAATCGATCTACAAGACAATAGCTATTCGATCAGCAACCGCGACAAGACTTATCCATTCTCGGAAGACATTGATGTCTCGCTGGTGATCGCTGAGGAAGAATTTTCCGAAGGCGAGCAAGGCAGTATCCGCTTCTTCGGCGACGGTTCGTCTACCGGCGGCCGTATCACACTGGAATGGGGCAATCAGTTGCGCCGTATCGACATCAACTGGATCACTGGCGAAGTCAGTATTTCCGATGCAGCGGCATAA
- a CDS encoding type IV pilus modification PilV family protein gives MQRHKGFSLLEILVAFSIMAIALTVLLRIFGTGVNNAVISEEYTIAVQIAESLMARTGVETALEAGESSGTEGDKYDWQVVVSPSTPAPTRHSLKDDDSDQQEPKPELMSVRVRVSWGEDDQARTVELNTLKLQQGQG, from the coding sequence ATGCAGCGGCATAAGGGCTTCTCACTGCTGGAAATATTGGTGGCCTTTTCGATCATGGCCATTGCGTTGACCGTGCTGCTGCGTATCTTCGGCACCGGCGTTAACAATGCCGTCATATCCGAGGAATACACTATCGCGGTGCAAATTGCCGAATCGCTGATGGCCCGCACCGGCGTGGAAACCGCGCTGGAAGCTGGCGAAAGCTCGGGTACGGAAGGTGACAAATACGATTGGCAAGTCGTGGTCAGCCCCTCCACGCCCGCTCCAACCCGGCATAGCCTGAAAGACGACGACTCTGACCAGCAAGAGCCTAAACCGGAACTGATGTCGGTGCGAGTGCGCGTCAGTTGGGGCGAAGACGACCAGGCACGCACAGTGGAATTGAATACCTTAAAACTGCAACAAGGCCAAGGATAG
- a CDS encoding prepilin-type N-terminal cleavage/methylation domain-containing protein — MLNRSSGKGFTLIEMLIAISLLGIMVVLLFASLRIAAESWNSGEAKISQVNKKAVVYQFFKRHLANAKPLPAHSDGQQLDNQLQDAQEPPKLAFQGSPENIVFVSALPAASARKGLQVFHVGLDPKQPSVLKVALTPYQQIESAASDAEPVVLLEHLQHFKISYFGSAGGGNEGDSGWQDTWQDAGQLPKLVKIGITLEDGSFWPDMIFPLKITSQLNSGDVISERYAPGAEKR; from the coding sequence GTGCTGAACCGCTCGTCTGGAAAAGGATTTACGCTGATCGAAATGCTGATCGCCATCAGTTTGCTGGGCATTATGGTGGTACTGCTGTTTGCCAGCTTGCGGATTGCCGCCGAAAGCTGGAACAGCGGCGAAGCCAAAATTAGCCAGGTCAACAAAAAAGCCGTGGTTTATCAATTTTTTAAACGGCATTTGGCCAACGCCAAACCGCTACCGGCGCATTCGGACGGCCAACAGCTGGACAATCAGCTGCAGGATGCTCAAGAACCGCCAAAATTGGCGTTCCAAGGTTCACCGGAAAATATCGTCTTCGTCTCCGCGCTACCGGCGGCTTCGGCGCGCAAGGGCTTACAGGTATTTCATGTCGGACTCGATCCCAAACAGCCATCGGTACTTAAGGTGGCCCTGACGCCTTATCAACAAATCGAATCGGCCGCGTCCGATGCCGAACCAGTCGTACTGTTGGAACACCTGCAACATTTCAAAATCAGTTACTTTGGCTCTGCCGGCGGCGGCAACGAAGGCGATAGCGGCTGGCAAGACACCTGGCAAGATGCCGGCCAGTTGCCCAAGTTGGTCAAAATCGGCATCACGCTGGAAGACGGTAGTTTCTGGCCGGATATGATATTTCCGCTAAAAATAACAAGCCAATTGAATAGCGGAGATGTTATCAGTGAGCGATATGCGCCCGGCGCCGAAAAGCGCTAG
- a CDS encoding type II secretion system minor pseudopilin: MRPAPKSASMRFNTPTHFQQRGMALVIVIWILTLLSLMAGSFALSMRRESSVASALKNNAQALALAETGLGIAQFMLQHPDTEQRWQPDGSVYRIPRSDSEIRVRILAESGKVDINAAEEPMLRAVINGATDDSKQQQQLLDALLDWRDADDEPRPQGAENKQYRQAGLAYQPSNQPFQSLEELQLVQGFNAEIFERIQPWITVYSGQSELNLRLAAPELLQMVGDQLKGQNIHDVYLEKRLAGTDASGDVEGDQTDAALADQNQTYTIIVETLLEDQATAALEVVLKIQNQDPNQPPYQILDWKQSQQVLSLFDPAKASQLITVQDEFTNDH; this comes from the coding sequence ATGCGCCCGGCGCCGAAAAGCGCTAGCATGCGTTTCAATACTCCGACTCATTTTCAGCAACGCGGTATGGCGTTGGTGATCGTGATTTGGATTTTAACCCTGCTAAGCCTGATGGCCGGCAGCTTTGCGCTGAGCATGCGCCGCGAAAGCAGCGTCGCCAGTGCATTAAAAAACAATGCCCAGGCACTGGCATTAGCCGAGACCGGGCTGGGTATCGCCCAATTTATGTTGCAACATCCCGACACCGAGCAACGCTGGCAACCCGATGGCAGTGTGTACCGAATACCGCGTAGCGATAGCGAGATTCGGGTCAGAATCCTCGCCGAATCCGGCAAGGTGGATATTAATGCCGCCGAAGAACCCATGCTGCGGGCGGTCATCAATGGGGCGACCGACGACAGTAAACAGCAGCAACAATTGCTGGATGCCCTGCTCGACTGGCGCGACGCCGACGATGAACCACGCCCACAAGGTGCCGAAAACAAGCAGTATCGGCAGGCCGGATTAGCGTATCAACCTAGTAACCAGCCTTTCCAATCGCTGGAAGAACTGCAATTGGTGCAGGGATTTAACGCCGAGATCTTCGAGCGCATACAGCCCTGGATTACCGTGTATTCCGGACAATCCGAACTGAATTTGCGGCTGGCCGCGCCGGAGTTGTTACAGATGGTGGGCGATCAGCTCAAGGGACAGAATATTCATGATGTATACTTGGAAAAACGCTTGGCTGGGACAGACGCCAGCGGCGATGTTGAAGGCGATCAAACCGATGCGGCATTGGCGGATCAAAATCAAACGTATACTATTATCGTAGAAACCCTGCTGGAAGATCAGGCAACCGCCGCGCTTGAGGTCGTGTTAAAAATCCAGAATCAAGATCCCAATCAACCGCCCTATCAAATCCTGGATTGGAAGCAAAGTCAGCAGGTGTTGTCGTTATTCGACCCCGCAAAGGCATCCCAGTTAATTACCGTTCAAGATGAATTTACAAACGACCATTGA
- a CDS encoding PilN domain-containing protein → MNLQTTIDFDLKRFFQWWGRELAFLVPNRLKTLLSDRSGILIFTAAGSDFDVHFHGPTELQASKSWRLDSKMPDSYQLLKAQNPDFEKAECLLRLSDTQALKKIVYLPAAAQENLQQVVGFELDRYTPFKTEQVYFAAVPLGKTEHGQIEVLLVFTPKAQLDEQLTKLHGLGVQPVRVDYRQASSDYPSATPSYNLLPARYRPNGNKLAQATHWLLNGLLLILLLAVLVWPVWQEGQAVETLKNQIKTLEKETRVIDEQQHEIDALRQQTQRLIDIKTQSPSLVAVLNELSSMLKDDTWLTHFQYTEKRLQIQGQSPAASSLIGLLEGSGFFSNVSFVSPLTQDKATGRERFQISMDVSVPAPAPDSATETLPTDEAAPASPANSGDATHE, encoded by the coding sequence ATGAATTTACAAACGACCATTGATTTCGATCTGAAACGCTTCTTCCAATGGTGGGGCCGAGAACTAGCATTTTTGGTACCGAATCGCCTGAAAACCCTGCTCAGCGACCGTAGCGGCATTTTGATATTCACCGCCGCCGGCTCCGATTTTGACGTTCATTTTCATGGTCCAACCGAACTGCAAGCCTCAAAATCCTGGCGTTTGGACAGTAAGATGCCGGATAGTTATCAACTCCTGAAAGCGCAAAACCCCGACTTTGAAAAAGCCGAGTGCTTGTTGCGACTCAGCGATACTCAAGCCTTAAAAAAGATCGTCTATTTGCCGGCCGCCGCCCAGGAAAACCTGCAGCAAGTCGTCGGCTTTGAATTGGATCGCTATACGCCGTTCAAAACCGAACAGGTGTATTTTGCCGCCGTGCCGCTAGGCAAAACCGAGCATGGCCAAATCGAGGTGCTGTTGGTATTTACCCCCAAGGCGCAGCTCGACGAGCAATTGACCAAACTGCACGGTCTTGGCGTCCAACCGGTTCGCGTGGATTATCGGCAAGCTAGCTCCGACTACCCATCCGCCACGCCCAGTTACAATCTGCTTCCGGCACGTTATCGCCCGAACGGCAATAAACTGGCCCAAGCGACCCACTGGCTGCTCAATGGCCTGCTGTTGATATTGTTGCTGGCAGTGTTGGTTTGGCCGGTTTGGCAGGAAGGCCAAGCGGTCGAAACTTTAAAGAACCAAATCAAAACCCTGGAAAAAGAAACCCGCGTCATCGACGAGCAGCAACATGAAATCGATGCGCTACGCCAACAAACCCAACGTTTGATCGACATCAAAACCCAATCCCCTTCGCTGGTCGCCGTATTGAACGAACTGAGCAGCATGCTGAAGGACGATACCTGGCTGACTCACTTTCAATATACGGAAAAGCGCCTGCAAATCCAGGGTCAATCGCCGGCGGCATCATCGTTAATCGGTTTACTGGAAGGCTCCGGTTTTTTCAGCAATGTCAGTTTCGTCTCACCGTTAACTCAAGACAAAGCGACCGGCCGGGAGCGTTTTCAAATCAGCATGGATGTCAGTGTGCCGGCGCCAGCGCCGGATTCCGCGACAGAAACGCTACCCACCGACGAAGCGGCGCCAGCCTCGCCAGCCAATAGCGGAGACGCCACTCATGAATGA
- the gspM gene encoding type II secretion system protein GspM — MNDARYQRWAALALLLLVVSAIILSVLLPLVTNWLDYREQKDDLLFRLQRQQTIAARRDSVAQNLELLHQQYQQQGYLSNSDTEALASAELQNIIKTAVTEAGGQLTSTQGMPGRTENDFVRIAVKVRMSGSIESLRTVLHSLDTNVPLLLVDQLDISPVRGARNRSTNKMDPSAQLNVSFEVISFMRAKSS; from the coding sequence ATGAATGATGCTCGCTATCAACGCTGGGCGGCACTGGCGCTATTGCTGCTTGTGGTATCGGCCATCATCTTGTCGGTGTTGCTGCCTTTGGTGACTAACTGGCTGGATTATCGCGAGCAAAAAGACGATCTGCTATTTCGTTTGCAACGTCAACAAACCATAGCCGCGCGTCGCGACAGCGTCGCCCAAAATCTGGAATTGTTGCATCAGCAATATCAGCAGCAAGGCTATCTGAGTAATAGCGACACCGAAGCGCTGGCTTCCGCCGAGTTGCAAAACATTATCAAAACCGCTGTCACCGAGGCCGGTGGCCAACTCACCAGCACGCAAGGCATGCCGGGCAGGACCGAAAACGATTTCGTGCGCATTGCGGTAAAAGTGCGGATGAGCGGCAGCATCGAATCGTTGCGAACGGTGTTGCACAGCCTGGATACCAATGTGCCCCTGCTGCTGGTCGATCAATTGGATATTTCGCCGGTGCGTGGTGCGCGCAACCGCAGCACCAACAAAATGGATCCCAGCGCCCAACTCAATGTCAGCTTTGAAGTGATCAGTTTTATGCGGGCTAAATCGTCATGA